One window of the Acinetobacter equi genome contains the following:
- a CDS encoding ABC transporter permease — translation MNIGIILTSIALLAILGFLTYSIIFSGTDAKFAFLNLFRHKRRSFSTIFAIILGGVAIFLYGGFINYSFWILKQQTVRTNIGHVQIYDKTYFETSNKSKSIIQDYQNLKESILQDKELSPYISTISGQLEFTGVISQYENETSSYFAALGVEPLAALKLGSFDRLISGSDLSRVKTDEITVGSGLAKTLNAKYSDWVDLLLVNSQGGQGALSLKVRGIFSSGIKDYDDTAIKMPLGTAQQLMDTSGVSKIVILLKDDHDLDVFTTKLEKFISTQKQPLMIKDWKTLSIFYQQVEGMLSGIYFFIKVIVALIVIFMISNSMRMNVMERTREITTLRAIGLRPTHVTRLFLLEGIFIGVIGAVGSLVIGFALAGIINLQGITMPPSPGQTEGYTAFIQTHSFDLIWITLVLPILTASLASILPAISASKLNIADAFKSV, via the coding sequence CCGTTCATTTTCGACAATTTTTGCCATTATTTTAGGTGGTGTTGCTATTTTTCTTTATGGTGGCTTCATTAATTATTCATTTTGGATTTTGAAGCAACAAACAGTACGTACGAATATTGGTCATGTGCAAATTTACGATAAGACTTACTTTGAAACGTCCAATAAAAGTAAAAGTATTATTCAAGATTATCAAAATTTAAAAGAGAGTATTCTGCAAGATAAAGAATTATCACCTTATATTTCTACAATTTCAGGTCAATTAGAATTTACTGGTGTAATTTCACAGTATGAAAATGAAACCTCAAGTTACTTTGCTGCACTTGGTGTCGAGCCATTGGCGGCTTTAAAGTTGGGCTCATTTGATCGACTTATTTCAGGTAGTGATTTATCTCGTGTAAAAACAGATGAAATTACAGTGGGTAGTGGTTTAGCAAAAACATTAAATGCTAAATATTCAGACTGGGTCGATTTACTTTTGGTGAATAGCCAAGGTGGTCAAGGTGCTTTATCGCTTAAAGTGCGTGGTATTTTTTCTTCAGGAATTAAAGATTACGACGATACCGCAATCAAAATGCCTTTAGGAACAGCGCAACAATTAATGGATACCAGTGGTGTTAGTAAAATCGTAATTTTATTAAAAGATGACCATGATCTGGATGTTTTTACCACAAAATTAGAAAAATTTATTTCAACACAAAAGCAACCATTAATGATTAAAGACTGGAAAACATTATCAATCTTTTATCAACAAGTAGAAGGTATGTTATCTGGAATTTACTTCTTCATTAAGGTGATTGTGGCATTAATTGTTATTTTCATGATTAGCAATTCTATGCGTATGAATGTCATGGAAAGAACACGTGAAATTACCACATTAAGAGCAATTGGATTACGACCTACTCATGTAACAAGACTGTTTTTGTTGGAAGGGATCTTTATTGGTGTTATTGGTGCAGTGGGCAGTTTAGTTATCGGTTTTGCTTTAGCTGGAATTATTAATCTGCAAGGCATTACGATGCCACCATCACCAGGTCAAACAGAAGGCTATACCGCATTTATTCAAACACATAGTTTTGATTTGATTTGGATTACATTGGTTTTACCAATTTTGACAGCATCTCTTGCTTCAATTTTACCTGCAATAAGTGCATCTAAATTGAATATTGCTGATGCTTTTAAATCAGTTTAG